A genomic region of Chelonia mydas isolate rCheMyd1 chromosome 9, rCheMyd1.pri.v2, whole genome shotgun sequence contains the following coding sequences:
- the TIMM8A gene encoding LOW QUALITY PROTEIN: mitochondrial import inner membrane translocase subunit Tim8 A (The sequence of the model RefSeq protein was modified relative to this genomic sequence to represent the inferred CDS: deleted 2 bases in 1 codon), whose translation MVRIRIAEDCGTLRACAVRMIAHLSMRSEALIPLWASCWQTREGLARSQRRGVCLEPGMEASSPAGLGATDPQLQHFIEVETQKQRFQQLVHQMTELCWEKCMDKPGPKLDSRAETCFVNCVERFIDTSQFILNRLEQTQKSKSAFSESLSD comes from the exons ATGGTGAGGATTCGCATTGCTGAAGATTGCGGGACGCTCCGAGCATGCGCAGTGCGGATGATTGCCCACTTGAGCATGCGTAGTGAGGCGCTCATCCCCCTCTGGGCAAGCTGCTGGCAGACACGTGAAGGT CTCGCTCGCTCCCAGCGGCGAGGTGTGTGCCTGGAGCCCGGCATGGAGGCCTCGTCCCCCGCGGGCCTGGGCGCCACCGACCcgcagctgcagcatttcatCGAGGTGGAGACGCAGAAGCAGCGCTTCCAGCAGCTGGTGCATCAGATGACCGAGCTGTGCTGG GAGAAATGCATGGACAAGCCTGGGCCCAAGCTGGACAGTCGGGCAGAGACCTGTTTTGTGAACTGTGTTGAGCGCTTCATAGATACCAGTCAGTTTATTCTGAACCGGTTGGAGCAGACACAGAAATCCAAGTCAGCCTTCTCAGAGAGCCTGTCTGACTGA
- the LOC102944976 gene encoding magnesium transporter NIPA2 yields the protein MEGVSGRYDFYIGLGLALSSSIFIGGSFILKKKGLLKLASRGYIRAGQGGHAYLREWLWWAGLLSMGVGEAANFAAYAFAPATLVTPLGALSVLVSAVLSSYFLNEHLNVHGKIGCILSVLGSTVMVIHAPQGEEVSSLESMAEKLKNPGFIAFAVCVLVSSILLIFVAGPRYGRSNVLVYVLVCSAIGSLSVSCVKGLGITLKELFAGKQVLKEPLGWILLICLVICISVQINYLNKALDIFNTSVVTPIYYVLFTTAVMTCSAILFKEWQHMVLHNIIGTISGFLTIVSGIFLLHAFRDIPFTPDLLPLFLKQGRADLHSFWRGADKHQSCLHQPLLGPEDIHKGSQSVEEEGESV from the exons ATGGAGGGTGTGTCAGGTCGCTACGACTTCTATATCGGACTAGGCCTGGCTCTATCCTCAAGTATTTTTATCGGAGGAAGTTTTATCCTAAAGAAGAAAGGGCTTCTCAAGTTGGCCAGCAGGGGCTACATTAGGGCAG GACAAGGAGGTCATGCATACCTGAGGGAGTGGCTTTGGTGGGCAGGACTACTGTCCA TGGGAGTTGGAGAAGCAGCAAATTTTGCTGCATATGCCTTTGCCCCAGCAACACTAGTAACTCCATTGGGTGCATTAAGTGTTCTAGTCAG TGCAGTTTTGTCGTCCTACTTTCTGAATGAGCACCTGAATGTCCATGGAAAGATTGGATGCATCTTGAGTGTTCTGGGCTCCACAGTGATGGTAATCCATGCCCCACAGGGGGAGGAGGTATCCAGCctggagtcaatggcagagaAGCTTAAAAATCCAG GGTTTATAGCCTTTGCGGTGTGTGTGCTGGTGAGCTCCATTCTCCTTATCTTCGTGGCTGGGCCCCGTTATGGGCGGAGCAACGTTCTGGTGTATGTTTTGGTCTGCTCTGCCATTGGCTCGCTCTCAGTGTCCTGTGTCAAGGGCTTGGGCATCACACTGAAGGAGCTGTTTGCTGGGAAGCAGGTCCTGAAAGAACCGCTGGGCTGGATACTCCTGATTTGCCTGGTGATCTGCATCAGTGTCCAGATTAACTACCTGAACAAGGCCTTGGACATCTTCAATACGTCTGTGGTCACACCTATCTACTACGTCCTGTTTACCACAGCAGTCATGACTTGTTCCGCCATCCTATTCAAGGAGTGGCAACACATGGTCCTACACAACATAATTGGCACTATAAGTGGCTTTCTAACCATAGTCTCtggcattttccttctgcatgcATTCAGAGACATCCCCTTCACCCCAGACCTGCTGCCCCTCTTCCTGAAGCAAGGAAGGGCAGACCTGCATTCTTTTTGGAGGGGAGCAGACAAACACCAGTCATGTCTACATCAGCCTCTTCTGGGCCCAGAGGACATCCACAAGGGTTCTcagagtgtggaggaggaaggtgaAAGTGTATGA